The DNA window TTATGGGCGTTGATTAATCTATTTGTTTACCAAGGAATAACTTTTTTATCGCGGAAAAAAAGCCCATTTCCACCGCCTTCTGGTAGCGTTGCTAACCACACAATTGTTTCAGCTCCTTGACTCACATCGCGTTCTGCGTGAACACCACCCATATCTGTTCTAACCCAACCTGGGCAAACTGAATTCACTAATATATTGTTTTGGCTGACTTCATTCGCAAAAATACGGGTAACTGCGTTTAATGCTGTTTTTGATAGGCGATAACTGGCGAAACCGCCACCCATATCAGCTAGTTGCCCCATTCCACTGGATACATTGACCACACGCCCATAGTCGTTTTTTTGCATCAAGGGGATAAAGGCTTGACATAAGCGAAATGCGCCGAATGTATTTGTTTCCATTCCAATTCGTAATTGTTCTACGCTACAAGTAAATACGTTTTCTACTTGTGCATCGGGAAAAATACCCGCGTTGTTAATTAAAATGTCTAGCCGTCCGTATTGATTTTCGATAAAACGTTGCATGGTTTCGACACTGCTATCGCTTGCAACATCTAAGGGGTAAAAAACAATGTCTAAACCTGCTTGTTGTAGTTCATGGCTTAGGGTTTCGCCTTGTTCGACATTGCGACAGCTTAAAATGATATGAATATCTAATTTAGCCAATTGTTTACAGGTTTCTAAACCGATTCCACGATTAGCCCCAGTCACTAATGCATTACGTTTCTGTATTTGCATATTTACTGCCTTCTGTGTTAGAAAAGAACTGATTTAATCAGATTATAATGTACTCTGTAGAAAGTGAAAAAATGCGTTGTTTAAGTGAAATAAAACTGACTTAATAAATTTTTTTCCGCGTTTTTTCTGCATAGCTATAAAAAACTATAGCTTATAAATAAGTATGTTATT is part of the Beggiatoa alba B18LD genome and encodes:
- a CDS encoding SDR family oxidoreductase; the encoded protein is MQIQKRNALVTGANRGIGLETCKQLAKLDIHIILSCRNVEQGETLSHELQQAGLDIVFYPLDVASDSSVETMQRFIENQYGRLDILINNAGIFPDAQVENVFTCSVEQLRIGMETNTFGAFRLCQAFIPLMQKNDYGRVVNVSSGMGQLADMGGGFASYRLSKTALNAVTRIFANEVSQNNILVNSVCPGWVRTDMGGVHAERDVSQGAETIVWLATLPEGGGNGLFFRDKKVIPW